The proteins below are encoded in one region of Styela clava chromosome 4, kaStyClav1.hap1.2, whole genome shotgun sequence:
- the LOC120326491 gene encoding sialin-like isoform X2 — MNAYKKFQKSLMCCNCLPQRWILCVMSFFGTFTVYSLRVNLSSAIVSMVDYEKLRAIRSPLNNSSSSGATQSFNYSVPKCENVFAKNATEPAADGWEGEKFLWDGNMQGLALGSYFYGYICSQTFGTWIARKLGRVRVFGFCILSASVFTIILPFATQIGFPVFVATRILIGFFSGVSYPILQAMWTVWAPSSERSKFLSIQYAGGPFGNIIVWPLAGLLQTNFGWESVFYITGMMGCIWFVFWWVLIYDSPAEHPLISEEEKRYIQDSLGYTGNDESINQRTRAVPWKTLLGSIRVWSVIIPQFTSNFLLFVFLTMLPTYLRTVLNFDIKGSAVLSAIPYMVKFLTFLVVGLLADWVISLGVKPIYVRKLWTSIGMFVPGLTAIIAAYMECNIAVVLLLFTLTVATDAFNTAGFKTAMIEMAPAFAGIIYSFANTIATSSGFIAPQVAGGLLELHQDDPIQGWRSLFWLASVVIYVGCIFFLVFGISHVQKWAKTDAEIEKDNMQQVTEETSQNSGQKMNLLI, encoded by the exons atgaatgcatacaaaaaattccagaAAAGTTTG ATGTGCTGTAACTGTCTCCCACAAAGATGGATCCTCTGTGTAATGTCATTCTTTGGAACCTTTACTGTGTATTCGCTGAGAGTGAACTTGAGCTCAGCGATTGTCAGTATGGTTGACTACGAGAAACTTCGAGCGATTCGAAGTCCACTAAACAATTCTAGTTCAAGTGGCGCTACACAAAGCTTCAACTACTCAGTACCAAAATGCGAGAATGTTTTCGCTAAAAATGCAACAG AGCCTGCAGCCGATGGATGGGAAGGTGAAAAGTTTTTATGGGATGGCAACATGCAGGGACTGGCGCTGGGGTCATATTTTTACGGATACATATGTTCACAG aCATTCGGTACCTGGATTGCAAGAAAACTTGGCCGTGTTCGCGTGTTTGGATTTTGTATTCTTTCGGCATCAGTGTTTACAATTATTCTCCCATTTGCAACTCAGATTGGATTTCCGGTTTTTGTGGCCACTAGAATCCTGATTGGCTTTTTTTCG GGCGTTTCATACCCGATCCTTCAAGCAATGTGGACTGTGTGGGCACCATCGTCTGAGAGAAGCAAGTTTTTATCGATACAATATGCTG GAGGACCTTTCGGTAATATTATTGTTTGGCCTCTCGCTGGTCTCTTGCAAACAAATTTTGGATGGGAATCAGTATTCTACATTAcag GAATGATGGGATGCATCTGGTTTGTTTTTTGGTGGGTACTTATATATGATTCTCCAGCTGAACATCCGTTAATTTCTGAAGAAGAAAAACGCTACATTCAGGATTCACTAGGATACACAGGGAATGATGAA TCAATTAATCAACGAACTAGAGCGGTGCCATGGAAAACGTTGCTGGGATCGATTAGAGTTTGGTCTGTGATCATTCCCCAGTTTACTTCCAATTTCTTGCTATTTGTTTTCCTTACAATGCTACCAACGTATTTACGGACCGTGTTGAATTTTGACATAAAAGGT AGTGCAGTTTTAAGTGCCATCCCATATATGGTGAAATTTCTTACTTTCCTGGTAGTTGGATTACTTGCTGATTGGGTAATTTCATTAGGTGTAAAACCCATCTATGTTCGTAAATTATGGACATCGATAG gAATGTTTGTTCCGGGATTGACCGCCATCATTGCAGCATACATGGAATGCAACATTGCAGTTGTTTTATTACTTTTCACGCTGACTG TCGCCACCGATGCCTTCAACACGGCTGGTTTCAAAACTGCAATGATTGAAATGGCACCAGCATTCGCAGGAATCATATACTCATTCGCAAACACGATTGCCACAAGTTCTGGTTTTATCGCTCCACAGGTAGCGGGAGGTTTACTCGAGTTGCAC CAAGATGATCCGATCCAAGGCTGGAGATCATTGTTCTGGTTGGCATCAGTTGTTATATACGTTGGatgcattttttttcttgtatttggAATATCACACGTGCAGAAATGGGCCAAGACCGATGCAGAAATAGAAAAGGATAACATGCAGCAAGTTACAGAAGAAACCTCACAAAATAGTGgtcaaaaaatgaatttattgatctAA
- the LOC120326491 gene encoding sialin-like isoform X1: MNAYRKFQKSLMCCNCLPQRWILCVMSFFGTFTVYSLRVNLSSAIVSMVDYEKLRAIRSPLNNSSSSGATQSFNYSVPKCENVFAKNATEPAADGWEGEKFLWDGNMQGLALGSYFYGYICSQTFGTWIARKLGRVRVFGFCILSASVFTIILPFATQIGFPVFVATRILIGFFSGVSYPILQAMWTVWAPSSERSKFLSIQYAGGPFGNIIVWPLAGLLQTNFGWESVFYITGMMGCIWFVFWWVLIYDSPAEHPLISEEEKRYIQDSLGYTGNDESINQRTRAVPWKTLLGSIRVWSVIIPQFTSNFLLFVFLTMLPTYLRTVLNFDIKGSAVLSAIPYMVKFLTFLVVGLLADWVISLGVKPIYVRKLWTSIGMFVPGLTAIIAAYMECNIAVVLLLFTLTVATDAFNTAGFKTAMIEMAPAFAGIIYSFANTIATSSGFIAPQVAGGLLELHQDDPIQGWRSLFWLASVVIYVGCIFFLVFGISHVQKWAKTDAEIEKDNMQQVTEETSQNSGQKMNLLI; this comes from the exons atgaatgCATACagaaaattccaaaaaagtttg ATGTGCTGTAACTGTCTCCCACAAAGATGGATCCTCTGTGTAATGTCATTCTTTGGAACCTTTACTGTGTATTCGCTGAGAGTGAACTTGAGCTCAGCGATTGTCAGTATGGTTGACTACGAGAAACTTCGAGCGATTCGAAGTCCACTAAACAATTCTAGTTCAAGTGGCGCTACACAAAGCTTCAACTACTCAGTACCAAAATGCGAGAATGTTTTCGCTAAAAATGCAACAG AGCCTGCAGCCGATGGATGGGAAGGTGAAAAGTTTTTATGGGATGGCAACATGCAGGGACTGGCGCTGGGGTCATATTTTTACGGATACATATGTTCACAG aCATTCGGTACCTGGATTGCAAGAAAACTTGGCCGTGTTCGCGTGTTTGGATTTTGTATTCTTTCGGCATCAGTGTTTACAATTATTCTCCCATTTGCAACTCAGATTGGATTTCCGGTTTTTGTGGCCACTAGAATCCTGATTGGCTTTTTTTCG GGCGTTTCATACCCGATCCTTCAAGCAATGTGGACTGTGTGGGCACCATCGTCTGAGAGAAGCAAGTTTTTATCGATACAATATGCTG GAGGACCTTTCGGTAATATTATTGTTTGGCCTCTCGCTGGTCTCTTGCAAACAAATTTTGGATGGGAATCAGTATTCTACATTAcag GAATGATGGGATGCATCTGGTTTGTTTTTTGGTGGGTACTTATATATGATTCTCCAGCTGAACATCCGTTAATTTCTGAAGAAGAAAAACGCTACATTCAGGATTCACTAGGATACACAGGGAATGATGAA TCAATTAATCAACGAACTAGAGCGGTGCCATGGAAAACGTTGCTGGGATCGATTAGAGTTTGGTCTGTGATCATTCCCCAGTTTACTTCCAATTTCTTGCTATTTGTTTTCCTTACAATGCTACCAACGTATTTACGGACCGTGTTGAATTTTGACATAAAAGGT AGTGCAGTTTTAAGTGCCATCCCATATATGGTGAAATTTCTTACTTTCCTGGTAGTTGGATTACTTGCTGATTGGGTAATTTCATTAGGTGTAAAACCCATCTATGTTCGTAAATTATGGACATCGATAG gAATGTTTGTTCCGGGATTGACCGCCATCATTGCAGCATACATGGAATGCAACATTGCAGTTGTTTTATTACTTTTCACGCTGACTG TCGCCACCGATGCCTTCAACACGGCTGGTTTCAAAACTGCAATGATTGAAATGGCACCAGCATTCGCAGGAATCATATACTCATTCGCAAACACGATTGCCACAAGTTCTGGTTTTATCGCTCCACAGGTAGCGGGAGGTTTACTCGAGTTGCAC CAAGATGATCCGATCCAAGGCTGGAGATCATTGTTCTGGTTGGCATCAGTTGTTATATACGTTGGatgcattttttttcttgtatttggAATATCACACGTGCAGAAATGGGCCAAGACCGATGCAGAAATAGAAAAGGATAACATGCAGCAAGTTACAGAAGAAACCTCACAAAATAGTGgtcaaaaaatgaatttattgatctAA
- the LOC120325747 gene encoding ADP-ribosylation factor 6: MGKKFSKILGNKEMRILMLGLDAAGKTTILYKLKLDQSVTTIPTVGFNVETVKYKNTKFNVWDVGGQDKIRPLWRHYYTGTQGLIFVVDCADYDRIDEAKQELHRIINDREMRDALILIFANKQDLPDAMKTHEVQEKLGLTQVRDRNWYVQPSCATTGDGLDEGLRWLTCNHKSK, from the exons ATGGGGaagaaattttcgaaaatacTTGGCAACAAGGAAATGAGAATACTTATGCTTGGCTTAGATGCAGCTGGCAAAAcaactattttatataaattgaaattggatCAGTCAGTGACGACTATACCGACAGTAGGATTCAACGTTGAAAcagtgaaatataaaaacaccaaGTTCAATGTATGGGATGTTGGTGGTCAAGATAAAATCAGACCTTTGTGGAGGCATTATTATACCGGGACACAG GGATTAATATTTGTTGTCGACTGTGCTGATTATGATAGAATCGATGAAGCGAAGCAAGAATTACATCGTATTATTAATGACAGAGAAATGAGAGACGCACTTATTCTTATCTTCGCTAATAAACAAGATCTTCCGGATGCAATGAAAACACATGAAGTACAAGAAAAATTGGGATTAACACAAGTTAGGGACAGAAATTGGTATGTTCAGCCATCATGTGCAACAACTGGTGATGGTCTTGATGAAGGACTTCGTTGGCTGACATGCAACCATAAATCTAAGTga
- the LOC120327063 gene encoding uncharacterized protein LOC120327063 — protein MKHIFILPMTIVFLLLLGTSPTKSTPRIRKCYVNKKAHPIGSLFKHEYAGCQYRCKCAPKKYGHRIIPKVVCFRSCPSISFPYCCKLISDGCCPKSYHCEYGECCKDQQTGDLYKINESWKYNDTCNCTCLGEGRGASKCVCSMSQLENQCAPDPTSKCYACGSGKTDCPVRQKCETYTKIYSRQKFNCTCYGSYTRCKFAEGEPITRSKRHSASIPMFTDTDILIFEGLFRFQPRIVQHIEL, from the exons ATGAAGCACATATTCATTCTTCCAATGACTATTGTATTTCTGTTACTTCTGGGAACATCACCAACAAAAAGTACACCAA GAATTCGTAAGTGTTATGTGAACAAAAAAGCACACCCAATTGGTTCTTTGTTCAAGCATGAATATGCAGGATGCCAATATCGGTGTAAGTGTGCACCGAAGAAATATGGGCATCGCATTATACCCAAAGTAGTTTGTTTCCGCAG CTGTCCATCTATCAGTTTCCCATATTGTTGTAAATTAATATCCGATGGCTGTTGTCCCAAGTCTTATCACTGCGAATATGGAGAATGTTGTAAAGATCAACAG ACGGGTGACTTATACAAAATAAACGAATCATGGAAATATAACGACACATGTAATTGTACATGCCTTGGGGAAGGAAGAGGAGCATCAAAATGTGTTTGCT CGATGTCTCAACTCGAAAACCAATGCGCTCCAGATCCTACTTCCAAATGCTATGCGTGCGGATCTG GTAAGACGGACTGTCCTGTTCGACAAAAATGTGAGAcgtatacaaaaatatattccagACAAAAGTTTAATTGTACTTGCTATGGAAGTTACACTCGATGCAAATTTGCAGAAGGCGAGCCCATCACCAGAAGTAAAAG ACATTCGGCTTCAATACCAATGTTTACAGACACAGACATTCTGATCTTCGAAGGACTATTTCGTTTTCAACCACGAATAGTTCAACACATCGAACtctaa